A genomic segment from Paraburkholderia hayleyella encodes:
- a CDS encoding serine hydrolase domain-containing protein: MSMSMSRRTFMALAGLSALAACGGGGSDGSSPPVAPDAIDQLVANLMQSWGRPSPSVVVAVLQGSGQVLKQAAYGYANIANASVATLSNHYMIASLTQQFTAATLAVFVQRGLASFDNLLSQYYPSLPTDPRWNKITLRHLLTHTAGLPAQPVATQLGSAQQDQGDPHLAMTSYTSGVVLSGNPGDAYFYSTLGYGMLAQVLRQIAASAQTSGLINFPANAAINPATQQPFAPAYIDIVTTLLSNPAGMSNTSIDYQDPNPAADPARATGYVQTPSGQWAVATPALYPVGSVLLKSTINDLIQWEQALLAQSVVNSGLQAQMATPYTLNNGVPIPVGLGWILTTAAGGGRVECQSGHAVGFSAAYYRFLDAGYSVIVLCNGDTSSRGNPVNVADTLAQQIAMSYSSTMQIAPNQAPSAAPTTSALGS, encoded by the coding sequence ATGAGCATGAGCATGAGCAGGCGCACCTTCATGGCGCTCGCAGGGCTTTCAGCACTCGCGGCATGCGGTGGCGGTGGCAGCGATGGCAGTTCGCCCCCTGTCGCGCCTGATGCGATCGACCAGCTCGTCGCCAACCTGATGCAATCGTGGGGCCGCCCCTCGCCCTCCGTCGTGGTCGCGGTGCTGCAAGGCTCGGGTCAGGTACTCAAGCAAGCTGCGTATGGCTACGCCAATATCGCTAACGCGTCTGTCGCCACGCTCTCGAACCATTACATGATTGCGTCCCTGACGCAGCAGTTCACCGCGGCCACGCTGGCGGTGTTCGTGCAACGTGGCCTTGCCAGCTTCGATAACCTGCTGAGCCAGTACTACCCTAGCCTGCCCACCGATCCGCGCTGGAACAAGATCACGCTGCGCCATCTGCTCACCCATACGGCGGGCCTGCCGGCCCAGCCTGTCGCCACCCAGCTGGGCAGCGCCCAGCAAGACCAGGGCGACCCACATCTGGCGATGACGTCCTACACCAGCGGCGTGGTGCTGAGCGGCAACCCCGGCGATGCCTATTTCTACAGCACGCTGGGCTACGGCATGCTGGCGCAAGTCCTGCGGCAGATCGCGGCTAGCGCGCAAACCAGCGGCTTGATCAATTTCCCGGCGAACGCCGCGATCAATCCCGCGACGCAACAACCGTTCGCTCCGGCTTATATCGACATCGTCACGACCTTGCTCAGCAACCCGGCGGGAATGAGCAATACCTCGATCGACTATCAGGATCCGAACCCGGCCGCCGATCCCGCACGGGCCACGGGTTATGTGCAGACGCCATCGGGCCAGTGGGCTGTGGCTACGCCAGCGCTCTATCCGGTAGGTTCGGTGCTGCTGAAATCGACGATCAATGACCTGATCCAGTGGGAGCAGGCGCTGCTGGCCCAGAGCGTTGTCAATAGCGGCCTGCAAGCGCAGATGGCCACGCCCTACACGCTGAACAATGGCGTGCCGATTCCGGTGGGCTTGGGCTGGATCTTGACCACGGCGGCAGGCGGTGGCCGGGTCGAATGCCAGTCCGGCCATGCCGTGGGTTTTAGTGCGGCGTACTACCGCTTTCTCGATGCGGGCTACAGCGTGATCGTGCTGTGCAATGGCGACACCTCCAGCCGCGGCAACCCGGTCAATGTGGCTGATACCTTGGCGCAGCAGATCGCCATGAGCTACAGCAGCACGATGCAAATCGCCCCCAACCAGGCACCGTCGGCGGCGCCAACGACATCTGCGCTGGGTTCGTAA
- a CDS encoding serine hydrolase domain-containing protein, translating into MTRQFVSRRNFIALAGASALAACGGTNVDGLGLTPTPGPTPAPAPTPTPTPTPTPTPTPTPTPTPTPTPLPAPTVQSLKVDAYVTKMLRQWNIPSAQVAVLKNGVLLQQSTYGLRSRDPDVVADFSTTYLLDSITKQFTASAIMVLQQNGLLSVAQPLSDFFRALPSDPNWKNVTLSRLLTHTAGLAHDQRYPPGPPETAEQNTGDANVLINTLTQVDFVSTPGSAYQYSNAGYGLLAMVLRVAAAAAPAGMFPPNPKGFQPSYGDIIHTLLTSKAGMTGTSVDFQTTGAQRDPNLASGYQWNGSAWVPATPAAYPIGATFLKTLLSDMILWERALLGNDVLTNASKSQMWWPAPLSNGLTSPYGFGWSLGQTANGLPAIWHDGIALGFNSAFYRFPDSGYAVIVLCNAEGWLNGNDTMADQLAENTAVIYDPSLAF; encoded by the coding sequence ATGACCAGACAGTTCGTTAGCCGTCGCAACTTCATCGCGCTCGCGGGCGCTTCCGCACTGGCTGCGTGTGGCGGCACGAATGTCGATGGGCTAGGATTGACGCCCACGCCGGGGCCCACCCCGGCGCCTGCGCCGACCCCCACACCTACACCCACCCCGACGCCGACGCCGACTCCCACTCCCACACCTACGCCCACGCCCACGCCGCTCCCCGCGCCCACGGTGCAGTCGCTGAAAGTGGATGCCTACGTGACGAAAATGCTGCGGCAATGGAACATCCCTTCAGCCCAGGTCGCGGTGCTGAAAAATGGCGTGTTGCTGCAACAGTCCACATATGGCTTGCGCTCGCGCGATCCCGACGTGGTTGCGGATTTTTCGACGACGTATCTGCTGGATTCGATCACCAAGCAGTTCACGGCGTCGGCGATCATGGTGCTGCAACAAAACGGCCTGCTCTCGGTAGCGCAGCCGCTCTCCGATTTTTTCCGTGCCTTGCCCTCGGACCCGAACTGGAAGAACGTCACGCTGTCGCGCCTGCTCACGCATACCGCCGGGCTGGCGCACGACCAGCGCTATCCGCCCGGACCGCCGGAAACCGCCGAGCAAAACACGGGCGACGCCAACGTGTTGATCAACACCCTGACCCAGGTCGATTTCGTCAGCACGCCAGGTTCCGCTTACCAGTACAGCAACGCGGGTTATGGCTTGCTGGCGATGGTGTTGCGCGTGGCCGCGGCAGCCGCGCCCGCGGGGATGTTTCCGCCCAATCCCAAGGGCTTTCAGCCGTCGTATGGCGACATCATCCATACGCTCCTGACCAGCAAGGCGGGCATGACGGGCACCTCGGTTGATTTCCAGACCACCGGGGCCCAGCGCGATCCGAACCTGGCGAGCGGCTATCAATGGAATGGCTCGGCATGGGTGCCCGCCACGCCTGCGGCCTATCCGATCGGCGCGACGTTTCTGAAGACCTTGCTCTCCGACATGATCTTGTGGGAGCGGGCGCTGCTGGGCAATGACGTGCTGACGAACGCGAGCAAATCGCAGATGTGGTGGCCCGCGCCGTTATCGAATGGCTTGACTTCGCCGTATGGCTTCGGCTGGAGCCTGGGGCAGACCGCCAATGGGCTGCCCGCGATCTGGCATGACGGCATCGCGCTGGGGTTTAATTCGGCGTTCTACCGTTTTCCGGATTCGGGTTATGCGGTGATCGTGCTGTGCAACGCCGAAGGCTGGCTGAACGGGAACGATACGATGGCCGATCAGCTCGCGGAAAATACGGCGGTGATTTACGACCCGAGCCTCGCGTTTTAA
- a CDS encoding type VI secretion protein IcmF/TssM N-terminal domain-containing protein, whose product MLRKLLRMTGVVLGLVLLALACWTLVLYLDWPLWAAPGLFVLALGCGWGVLALRRQWLRWRGLRQMAAGMAVAGTQAPLKAFDAAWRAGLKRLRQSRLKRQGSVGGPLYALPWLLMLGAPGSGKSALLTRTRLASTLRRVRQEDPVEPTALFDWWYFDHSVVLDPAGRLFEHTDTSATDSRSLWARLLYWLGRTRRREPLNGIVLTLSIETLLQTSGQQLADQGREARSRIDTLTRVYDVRVPVYLVLTHGDAIEGFVEWGRLLPEALREQPFGALVTQAPSASQFLEEAFAQISQRLADIRIAQGMRDNQSVELLVPERVQALAVPLKAYLEPAFDHNPYGETPLLQGVFVTAEVQGSKDGKNDRDGAHAPLGWFSRVLFDTLLPARRSGWRPTGHFGAWRRFMRHAAVLAWLIACFTLGALMTASFVRDRATLVHLVEHPEHKLSSTGDFATRMDILLRHIQTLRWVHQRANNGLLDVFPFHRSVLQVQARLAQRFSAEFQQQALQQGIDRMLESRIQDVSKNGSDVLVAAYAQHLVRRINLLDAALAGKPLFGLPRVGADLVAIQADADRSAMFDPLASSRFGFLYVDYLHWQPKRMALIAERSRLRDMLDELALPRRPIGWLLAWADMQGDLAPVTLAQFWGISDRPELPRISAAYTPDGHAAIDQFIAEVARTGQYSEGWTRRAASFDEQYQDALRSAWYGFVTAFAAAPSLLHGEDAWRSAMPLVLSGQSPYRQLLHELARTFEQASDLDHRALSDQPSWVNTAIRLDRLQAVAYNGPSQAGSKIVELLKLSNGVGRSVLQNDGNDVLEALKRNDFALAQALLAYRRQLNGMGDILAKGDGHALKLAADAYQFSASADIKSTPLIATGVAFDQASAAAIAAAPGDLPIWNLVRGPLDFTLQYVSRVAANSLQQDWDAQVLAPLQGVSDPTHTQQLLYGDTGLVPTYMNGPVKAFVLRTTSAYVPRLLWGQNVPLNGLFYAFVSRAQRQRNDMVETAQRNAEDKSAEQALRAAQQAELADIAQQVNGLQTRIAKLHGVTATVVLNAMPPTLNPGALRVPQKTTLTLRCTAGPIVLENLNFPVSQAFAWSLANCGDTTLALNFPSMTLTRQWKGPTGFIDFLRTFRDGQHTFGPQDFPSAQRAMQGAGVSAVTLGFAMQGQEVLLSSFDEADRLNAQMETLLARRATLTSALANPSSAVAGQAVLPWDLQLTVPLHIADAWNEAGVSATQLPGSAAVGPAGAGRSGLPAGAGLPPAVPGRSAEGAVKTQPAKAAPTANLERTGPWGGEALAATAATAATTAAAVTVGATATTALTRIEPKAAPPAAKPLVPETPKAARLDHAKALKTPALKAAVPTAPHALGNYIVQVGRFASPEAAEKTLRELHLPCDSRAVTLADGSTQYDVRATGFAQREAAQAAAERVAARLKLTPLVRAVRHTAA is encoded by the coding sequence ATGCTACGCAAACTGCTTCGCATGACGGGCGTGGTACTCGGGCTCGTGTTGCTGGCGCTGGCTTGCTGGACGCTGGTGCTGTATCTGGACTGGCCGTTGTGGGCCGCGCCTGGGCTGTTCGTGCTGGCGCTGGGATGCGGCTGGGGCGTGCTGGCGCTGCGGCGCCAGTGGCTGCGCTGGCGCGGTTTGCGCCAGATGGCGGCGGGCATGGCCGTGGCGGGTACGCAAGCGCCGCTGAAAGCCTTCGATGCCGCCTGGCGCGCCGGCCTCAAACGTCTGCGGCAATCACGCCTGAAGCGCCAGGGCAGCGTCGGCGGGCCGCTGTATGCGCTGCCCTGGTTGCTGATGCTCGGCGCACCCGGCAGCGGCAAGTCCGCGCTGCTGACACGCACGCGTTTAGCCTCGACACTGCGCCGTGTGCGCCAGGAAGATCCGGTTGAGCCGACCGCGCTTTTCGACTGGTGGTATTTCGATCACAGCGTGGTGCTCGATCCAGCCGGGCGGCTTTTCGAACACACGGACACGAGCGCGACGGATAGCCGCAGCCTGTGGGCACGGCTGCTCTACTGGCTGGGCCGCACACGGCGGCGCGAGCCGCTCAACGGGATCGTGCTGACGCTGTCGATCGAGACCTTGCTGCAGACCTCCGGGCAACAGCTCGCCGACCAGGGCCGTGAGGCCCGCAGCCGCATCGACACGCTGACGCGCGTCTACGACGTGCGCGTGCCGGTGTATCTGGTGCTGACGCATGGCGACGCCATCGAAGGTTTCGTCGAATGGGGCCGTCTGTTGCCTGAAGCCTTGCGCGAGCAGCCATTTGGCGCGCTGGTCACGCAAGCGCCGAGTGCCTCGCAGTTTCTCGAGGAGGCCTTCGCGCAGATCAGCCAGCGTCTTGCCGACATCCGCATCGCCCAGGGCATGCGCGATAACCAGAGCGTCGAGCTGCTGGTGCCCGAACGGGTGCAGGCGCTGGCCGTGCCGCTCAAGGCTTATCTGGAGCCCGCCTTCGATCACAACCCGTATGGCGAAACCCCGTTGTTGCAAGGCGTGTTCGTCACGGCCGAGGTCCAGGGCAGCAAGGATGGCAAGAACGACAGGGATGGGGCGCACGCGCCGCTCGGCTGGTTTTCCCGCGTGCTGTTCGACACGCTTTTGCCTGCGCGCCGCTCGGGCTGGCGGCCCACGGGTCATTTCGGCGCCTGGCGGCGCTTCATGCGCCACGCGGCGGTGCTGGCCTGGCTGATTGCCTGCTTCACGCTCGGCGCATTGATGACAGCGAGTTTCGTGCGCGATCGCGCCACGCTCGTGCATCTGGTGGAACACCCCGAGCACAAGCTGAGCTCGACGGGCGATTTCGCCACGCGCATGGATATCCTGCTGCGGCATATCCAGACGCTGCGCTGGGTGCATCAGCGCGCCAATAACGGGCTGCTCGATGTGTTTCCGTTTCATCGTTCCGTGCTGCAGGTGCAAGCGCGGCTCGCGCAACGCTTTAGCGCCGAGTTCCAGCAGCAGGCGTTGCAGCAAGGCATCGACCGGATGCTCGAAAGCCGCATCCAGGACGTCTCGAAGAATGGCAGCGATGTGCTGGTGGCCGCTTACGCGCAGCATCTGGTACGCCGTATCAACCTGCTCGACGCCGCGCTCGCGGGCAAGCCGCTGTTTGGCTTGCCACGCGTCGGCGCGGACCTCGTGGCGATCCAGGCCGATGCCGATCGCAGCGCGATGTTCGATCCGCTCGCCAGCAGCCGTTTCGGTTTTCTCTATGTCGATTACCTGCACTGGCAGCCTAAACGCATGGCGCTGATCGCGGAGCGTTCGCGGCTGCGCGACATGCTCGACGAACTGGCGCTGCCACGCCGCCCGATTGGCTGGCTGCTCGCCTGGGCCGATATGCAAGGCGATCTGGCGCCCGTGACGCTGGCGCAGTTCTGGGGTATTTCCGATCGCCCTGAATTGCCGCGCATTTCGGCGGCTTATACGCCCGATGGCCATGCCGCGATTGACCAGTTCATCGCGGAAGTCGCCCGCACCGGCCAGTACAGCGAAGGCTGGACCCGCCGCGCGGCGAGCTTCGATGAGCAGTATCAGGACGCGTTGCGCAGCGCCTGGTACGGCTTTGTCACGGCGTTTGCCGCGGCGCCGTCGCTGCTGCACGGCGAGGACGCCTGGCGCAGCGCGATGCCGTTGGTGCTCTCCGGACAAAGCCCGTACCGCCAGTTGCTGCATGAGCTGGCCCGTACCTTTGAGCAAGCCTCCGATCTGGACCACCGCGCGCTCTCGGACCAGCCCTCGTGGGTGAACACCGCGATCCGCCTGGACCGCTTGCAAGCAGTGGCCTACAACGGCCCAAGTCAGGCGGGCTCGAAGATTGTCGAGCTGCTCAAGCTGTCGAACGGCGTGGGCCGCAGCGTGCTGCAAAACGACGGCAACGATGTGCTGGAGGCGCTCAAACGCAATGATTTCGCGCTGGCCCAGGCGCTGCTGGCTTATCGGCGGCAGTTGAACGGCATGGGCGACATCCTTGCCAAGGGCGACGGCCATGCGCTCAAGCTGGCCGCCGACGCCTACCAGTTCAGCGCCAGCGCGGACATCAAAAGCACGCCGCTGATTGCGACGGGCGTGGCCTTCGATCAGGCGAGCGCGGCGGCGATCGCCGCCGCGCCGGGCGATTTGCCCATCTGGAACCTGGTGCGCGGGCCGCTTGATTTCACGCTGCAATATGTCAGCCGCGTGGCCGCCAACAGCTTGCAGCAAGACTGGGATGCCCAGGTGCTGGCGCCGCTGCAAGGCGTCTCCGACCCCACGCACACGCAGCAACTGCTCTATGGCGATACCGGGCTGGTGCCGACGTATATGAACGGGCCGGTCAAAGCGTTCGTGCTGCGCACCACCAGCGCGTATGTGCCGCGTCTGCTGTGGGGGCAAAACGTGCCGCTCAATGGGCTGTTCTATGCCTTTGTCAGCCGGGCGCAGCGCCAGCGCAACGACATGGTTGAAACCGCGCAGCGCAACGCAGAGGACAAGAGCGCCGAGCAAGCCTTGCGCGCCGCGCAGCAAGCCGAGCTGGCCGATATCGCGCAGCAGGTGAATGGCTTGCAAACGCGTATCGCCAAGTTGCACGGGGTGACAGCCACGGTGGTGCTGAACGCCATGCCGCCGACACTCAACCCCGGCGCGCTGCGGGTGCCGCAAAAGACCACGTTGACCTTGCGCTGCACCGCCGGGCCGATCGTGCTGGAGAACCTGAACTTCCCGGTGAGCCAGGCCTTCGCGTGGTCGCTGGCGAATTGCGGCGACACCACGCTGGCGCTGAATTTCCCTTCGATGACGCTGACGCGGCAATGGAAAGGGCCGACCGGCTTCATCGATTTTCTGCGGACTTTCCGCGATGGACAGCACACGTTTGGGCCGCAGGATTTCCCGAGCGCGCAACGCGCGATGCAGGGCGCGGGCGTGAGTGCCGTGACGCTCGGGTTTGCCATGCAAGGGCAAGAAGTGCTGCTGTCGAGCTTCGATGAAGCCGACCGGCTCAACGCGCAAATGGAGACCTTGCTGGCGCGGCGCGCCACGCTCACCTCGGCGCTGGCGAACCCGAGCAGCGCGGTGGCGGGGCAAGCCGTGCTGCCGTGGGATTTACAGCTCACGGTGCCGTTGCATATCGCGGATGCGTGGAATGAAGCCGGGGTGTCGGCAACGCAACTGCCGGGATCGGCGGCGGTGGGGCCGGCGGGGGCCGGCCGTAGCGGACTGCCGGCGGGGGCGGGCTTGCCGCCAGCGGTGCCGGGGCGCTCAGCGGAAGGGGCGGTCAAGACCCAGCCCGCGAAGGCTGCGCCGACCGCGAACCTGGAGCGCACCGGGCCGTGGGGCGGCGAGGCCCTGGCCGCGACGGCCGCCACGGCCGCCACCACCGCCGCTGCGGTAACAGTCGGGGCCACCGCCACCACCGCGCTGACCCGTATCGAACCGAAGGCCGCGCCACCGGCGGCGAAACCGCTCGTGCCGGAAACGCCGAAGGCTGCGCGGCTGGACCATGCGAAGGCGTTGAAAACCCCGGCGCTCAAAGCGGCCGTGCCAACCGCTCCTCATGCGCTGGGCAACTACATCGTTCAGGTTGGGCGCTTCGCCAGCCCTGAGGCCGCGGAAAAAACCTTGCGCGAACTGCATTTGCCCTGCGACAGCCGGGCCGTGACGCTAGCCGATGGCTCGACGCAATACGACGTGCGCGCGACAGGCTTCGCGCAACGCGAAGCCGCACAAGCGGCTGCGGAGCGTGTGGCCGCACGGCTCAAGCTCACGCCCCTGGTGCGGGCGGTGCGGCACACGGCCGCGTGA